A genomic segment from Takifugu rubripes chromosome 20, fTakRub1.2, whole genome shotgun sequence encodes:
- the traf3ip2l gene encoding adapter protein CIKS: MMMTTSVSAPSAPERYLESHYNLPEEHDETMSTLGQEASNVCRPAPTFIPTDHSIHPEHPTLADDSSFGMVQDPERGHYLNLQPPGPSYFSYPSSHSFAVAYGQPTPFPSQANGSRLHPSFASSWSGYPKSLPSYLSQMDFPSSAGSDCLSGCRSLSLPGSTNTSSLEQPLSLCSNPPSANLRHHNLPPYSCPPQGAGCCAQCPAEAFSRRAAPNKPPWPQHHPANDTCYPGNFLLPGLGCTQMGHKSPSQQNNHAYSTPLSLEQRRVFITYEADNDKHVNDVINFAALLRHNGFDTHIDVFEQQLRSISKIDFMERFLSEKGYLIIIIISPKYYETVTASPLLANDERTFNTVYIHKQLQNEFIQNGSKNFRFIPILFPGATKCHVPSWLQNTHIYRWPRDREDILRRLMRVEKYNPPPIGPLPTIVSIPI; encoded by the exons GGCAAGAAGCCAGCAATGTCTGCAGGCCAGCCCCCACCTTTATtccgacagaccacagcatcCATCCAGAACATCCCACCCTGGCAGATGACTCGTCCTTCGGGATGGTCCAGGATCCGGAACGCGGTCACTACCTCAATCTCCAGCCGCCTGGCCCGAGCTACTTCTCGTACCCCTCCTCCCACAGCTTTGCTGTTGCTTACGGCCAACCCACTCCGTTTCCCAGCCAGGCCAACGGCTCCCGGCTCCACCCGAGCTTTGCCAGCAGCTGGTCGGGGTACCCCAAAAGCTTGCCTTCCTATTTGAGCCAGATGGATTTTCCCAGCTCTGCTGGAAGCGACTGCCTGTCGGGGTGCAGGTCTCTGTCCCTGCCTGGCAGCACGAACACGAGCAGCCTAGAACAGCCTCTGTCCCTGTGCTCCAACCCACCTTCAGCTAACCTGCGCCATCACAACTTGCCTCCATATTCGTGCCCGCCTCAAGGTGCTGGCTGCTGTGCACAGTGCCCTGCAGAGGCCTTCTCCAGGAGAGCGGCGCCCAACAAACCCCCGTGGCCGCAGCACCACCCAGCGAACGATACGTGCT atCCAGGTAACTTCCTACTTCCTGGACTGGGATGCACCCAAAT GGGTCACAAATCTCCGTCCCAGCAGAACAACCACGCGTACAGCACGCCGCTGTCACTGGAGCAGA GGCGGGTTTTCATCACCTACGAGGCGGACAACGACAAACAtgtgaatgatgtcatcaactTCGCCGCTCTGCTCCGACACAACGGCTTTGACACGCAT ATTGATGTttttgagcagcagctgaggagcaTCAGCAAGATCGACTTCATGGAGCGCTTCCTCAGCGAG AAGGGGTatctgatcatcatcatcatcagccccAAGTACTATGAAACGGTGACCGCCTCGCCTCTTCTGGCCAACGACGAGAGGACTTTTAACACTGTCTATATACATAAACAG CTCCAGAATGAGTTCATCCAGAATGGGAGCAAGAATTTCAGGTTCATTCCCATCCTGTTCCCCGGGGCTACGAAG TGCCACGTCCCCAGCTGGCTTCAGAACACGCACATCTACAGGTGGCCCCGAGACCGGGAGGATATTCTGCGGCGGCTGATGAGGGTTGAGAAGTACAACCCGCCCCCTATCGGTCCGCTCCCAACCATCGTCTCCATTCCCATCTAA